A single window of Narcine bancroftii isolate sNarBan1 chromosome 1, sNarBan1.hap1, whole genome shotgun sequence DNA harbors:
- the nrarpa gene encoding notch-regulated ankyrin repeat-containing protein A — protein sequence MSQAEVSPAAAPQRMFQEAVRRGNTRELQSLLQNMTDCHFNVNSFGPEGQTALHQSVIAGNLELVKLLVKFGADIRLANRDGWSALHIAAFGGHQDIVLYLITKAKYGASGGR from the coding sequence ATGAGCCAGGCCGAGGTGTCTCCAGCCGCGGCGCCGCAGCGCATGTTCCAGGAGGCGGTGCGGCGCGGCAACACGCGGGAGTTGCAGTCGCTGCTGCAGAACATGACCGACTGTCACTTCAACGTCAATTCGTTCGGGCCCGAGGGCCAGACGGCGCTGCACCAGTCGGTGATCGCCGGCAACCTGGAGCTCGTCAAGCTGCTCGTCAAGTTCGGCGCCGACATCCGCCTGGCCAACCGCGACGGCTGGAGCGCGCTGCACATCGCGGCCTTCGGCGGCCACCAGGACATCGTGCTCTACCTCATTACCAAGGCCAAGTACGGGGCCAGCGGCGGCCGGTGA